Below is a genomic region from Gillisia sp. Hel_I_86.
ATGGTCGAGGAACTCACCGGGTTACCTGCAATACGACTAATCAATGCCCCTTTGTTTCCACCTACTTCCAGGCCTATGCTACGCAGCACATCAATGGAACGGCATAAGCGCCTTGCATAAGGCAGAATATCCTGGCTAAAGCGTTCTGTAAATATTTTTCGCGGACAGCTTTTATTACGGCAGAAAAACTTTCTTGCCCTGAGCTGTAATTGCACCAATTTTCCTGATATTGGAAGATCTGCTAAACTTCGAACATAATGACTATGAATACGATTGCCATATTTGTTACATAAAGGGCAGCTACTGCGCTTTTGTTTTGGAAGAATAGAGAAAATGATTTTTGTATCAGTATGGAATACAGCAATTTGCTTAATTTTTAATTTGCAGGAAAGCATAGTACATAGTTTAAAAACACCCTATTAAATTACACAATTAATGTGTATATTTATATTCTTTTAGAAGAAAAATAATGGCAAAAAACACGTTAGACCCGAAAGAATTAAACCCTCAAGAGATCAAAAATATTCTCAAAAGCAGACAAGAATATAGAGTAGCTCTAAGGTTGCAAATGGTTTACCTGATCCACCAGGGAAAATCCAGCAGAGAGGTGGCCGATATCTATCAGGTAAGCTTTAAACAGGTGCTAAACTGGGTACATAGATTTAAACATCAGGGAATAGAAGGGCTCAAAGACAAAGTGGGGCGTGGTAGAAAAGCTAGCTTAAACAAAAAAGAATTAGATCATATTCGGCAGACTATTTTGAATACCGCTCCATCTGAATATGGGTACACATCCAAGCGATGGACAGGGCCTTTACTTTTGAAATGGATCAATAAAGAATATAAAACCGAATTTACAGCCACAACTATATATAAATTACTTGAAAAGATTGGGCTGGAGTCCCAAAACGGAAAAGGGTATGTCCCACTCGATTAGATCGTGTAAATAATTAATGATTTTTTCACCAAAAGTGACGAAGAACCCGATTCAAACCGTAATATCCACACTGGAGCGGCTTTGCAAAGAGCAAGCGTGAAACGTGCTGCTTACGAAGTAGCCCAGGTGTTGGAACGCAACAGGGAAGGCCTGGCCGGTTATTGTGCCAATAGCTGGCAACTTCGTACCCTCCACGCCTTGCGCAAATGCCGCAGCGCTGCCCTTGGCGGCCACATTGACCGTTGCAACAATCCGGGCTGTCACCGCCTGCACCTGAGCTACAACAGTTGCCGGAACCGTCATTGTCCCAAGTGCCAGGGACACAAGAGGGAAGAATGGATACGGGCAAGGGAGGAAGAATTACTTAACGTGCCGTACTTCCACGTGGTGTTTACCCTTCCCCCTGAGCTTAACCGGGCCTGCCTGTATGAACCAAAACTGATGTACAGCTTACTGTTCAAAACAGCATGGCAGGTAATAAAAGGTTTTTCTGCAAACCCAAAGTTCATCGGGGCCAATCCCGGTATGATCGCTATCCTGCATACCTGGGGACAAAACCTTTCCCTACACCCACACCTGCATTGCATTGTTCCCGGTGGAGGCATTACCAAATCCGGCAAATGGAAGTCGGCCAGGAGCAAAGGCACATACTTGTTTCCGGTAAAGGCCAGGAGCACCGTATTTAGGGCTCGTTTTGTAGCTGCCCTGCGCAAGGAACTGAAGCCGCGATCCATTGCCTTCTATGAAAGCCTGTTCAAAAGCAATTGGGCAGTTTACTGTAAGCGTCCTTTTTTTGGCCCTTCTCAAGTGGTGGGATACTTGGGACGTTACACCCACAAGATCGCCATTGGCAACCATCGCATAAAAGAGCTGGACAACAAGGGCGTTACTTTTGCCGTAAAGGATTACCGGCACGGGGGAAAGAGGTCCTTACTACGTTTGTCCGACCAAGAGTTCATCAGGCGGTTCGCCCTGCACGTCCTCCCCAAAGGCTTTGCACGCATCCGCCATTACGGGATCTTGAGCTCCTACCACAAGAAAATCACGCTTACCCAGCTACGGCAAAGCCTGGGGCGGGTACAACTCCAAAAACAAAAACCATTACAACACCGGCTGTGCCTGGTTTGCAAGAAAGGAACATTAGTGACCCTTAACATCTTTACGGCACGTGGTCCACCAGAATATTGGATGGAAAAATTGAAAAAGCAAAAACAAAACGGAATATGAAAAAATGATCCTTAAAGGCGTAATAGGACGCCTATGGCCTAATCCGATCAAAATAGCATGAAATACCAAAAGTGCTATGGAAAACATTACAAAAAGGAGTTGCACCTTCGGTCAATAACAATAACCCGACATCCAGTTAGGTGTCCTACCTAACAAACTTTACCCCTCAAAACAAACTAATCCCCATATAGGGCTAATCGGCAAAGAACCGGTTTAGTCAACAGGGCGTTCATGTTAGGCCGTACCGGCCACACGAACGCTTAGTTATTATCCGCACTATTTGTAGTGCTAATTGGAAGTAACGCTTCGGCCCAGGGGATGCCTGTGTATGACAATACAAACTTTATCTCTTTTGTAAAATCATTGTTGGAATCTGGTAAACAGACCGCCAATTTAATGAAGACGGTAAAATTCCTTAAAACCCAAAAAGAGAATATCGATAAGGTAAACGATGTGATCAAACAACTTAAAGCAGTTCGGGAATTGGCAAGAAATAACCAACGCCTGTTTGATATTGTATAGGATGATTTAAGGGAAATACTCAATTCCCCTTTTATCAAACCAGATGAAGTTACTCGTATTTCAGAATCCTTTGATGCCATCCTTGAAAATTCTATGGCAGGTATGGAATATATCGACCAAATACTGTCCAGCGACAATATGAAGGTGACCGATGCCGAACGAGCAGAAGTACTCAAAGAAAAGGAATTGGAATCCAAGCAAATGGTAGCTTAAATTGAGGCAAAAACCAGACGCTATCGGGAGATTATTCAATTTAGGGAAATGCAGCACAAAATCAAAAACCAAGAAACCAATTACTAATGTCAGGTATTTTTTTAGGCATAGGGTTAGAATATGTGGCCACTATTTTTCAAACGATAAAAAATAGTGATTTCTCACAATATACTATTGCAGGGATGAAGACCCTTGCCATCTTGTTCTTTCTCATCAATATCCTAAAAAAATACAATGAAGGCGTTGCCAATAATGAAGGCTACACTTGGGGTTGGACCCCTGCGGAACTGGCAAAAAACTTTGCAATAGTAATTTTAGTGATTTTTTCTACACAGGTAGTGGGTGTTTTCGACACCATTTTGATGGCCATTGAAAACCAATATCGGGACACGGCACCCGCACTCCTTCCTTTACAGATGCAAGATATTGACATCGAACAGGATGTAAGTGCTTGGGATGCCGCCACCAAAGCAATGGCGATGCTCTACGAAGCTTTGGTCACAC
It encodes:
- a CDS encoding helix-turn-helix domain-containing protein, translating into MAKNTLDPKELNPQEIKNILKSRQEYRVALRLQMVYLIHQGKSSREVADIYQVSFKQVLNWVHRFKHQGIEGLKDKVGRGRKASLNKKELDHIRQTILNTAPSEYGYTSKRWTGPLLLKWINKEYKTEFTATTIYKLLEKIGLESQNGKGYVPLD
- a CDS encoding IS91 family transposase — translated: MKRAAYEVAQVLERNREGLAGYCANSWQLRTLHALRKCRSAALGGHIDRCNNPGCHRLHLSYNSCRNRHCPKCQGHKREEWIRAREEELLNVPYFHVVFTLPPELNRACLYEPKLMYSLLFKTAWQVIKGFSANPKFIGANPGMIAILHTWGQNLSLHPHLHCIVPGGGITKSGKWKSARSKGTYLFPVKARSTVFRARFVAALRKELKPRSIAFYESLFKSNWAVYCKRPFFGPSQVVGYLGRYTHKIAIGNHRIKELDNKGVTFAVKDYRHGGKRSLLRLSDQEFIRRFALHVLPKGFARIRHYGILSSYHKKITLTQLRQSLGRVQLQKQKPLQHRLCLVCKKGTLVTLNIFTARGPPEYWMEKLKKQKQNGI